One part of the Desertibacillus haloalkaliphilus genome encodes these proteins:
- a CDS encoding BH0509 family protein: MSRQERANMITFIEKVKGYGRNELMVMTDADIEYIYNRTYDLYEINE, encoded by the coding sequence ATGAGTCGACAAGAACGGGCAAATATGATTACATTCATTGAAAAGGTGAAGGGGTATGGCAGAAATGAGTTAATGGTAATGACAGATGCCGATATCGAATATATTTACAACAGAACCTATGATCTTTATGAAATTAATGAGTAA
- a CDS encoding universal stress protein: MMFENILLAADGSSHSIRAADKAIALTKKNAESYLTIVYAVDVSVAKEDVLLHWGGIGIDEQRKKKLQVIEEKAKAAGVNYDLKIIRGEPGAAIVNFAKQHKTDLVVIGSRGLNKLQEMVLGSVSQKVARRVQCPVLIVK, encoded by the coding sequence ATGATGTTTGAAAACATACTATTAGCGGCAGATGGTTCATCTCATTCTATTCGTGCTGCGGATAAGGCCATTGCTCTAACCAAGAAAAATGCAGAGTCGTATCTAACGATTGTATACGCTGTAGATGTTTCGGTTGCTAAAGAGGATGTATTACTTCACTGGGGAGGCATTGGGATTGATGAGCAACGGAAAAAGAAACTGCAGGTCATTGAAGAGAAGGCAAAGGCTGCTGGGGTTAACTATGATTTAAAAATTATACGTGGAGAACCTGGTGCAGCAATTGTTAACTTTGCTAAGCAACATAAAACAGATCTTGTGGTAATCGGTAGCCGTGGGCTAAATAAGTTACAAGAGATGGTGTTGGGAAGCGTCAGTCAAAAGGTTGCCAGACGTGTACAATGTCCGGTTCTAATTGTTAAGTAG
- a CDS encoding S8 family peptidase: MFDRSMVKVARDFGEKIDRSLRKKLVGLYKPMRWTPCFLHGSLEKLFKKIKRYPVVIEFEGGEDTFWSGLNEVDEILMHHKRCRRTHEFERISCGSFILTAEAIEELCYRCHSIKKIHDDREFHALLDVASPSIHANLVNDQGYTGNGVTVAVIDTGIHPHSDLLNPENRIVGFRDFINGREEPYDDNGHGTHCAGDAVGNGYESNGQYHGPAPEANVVGVKVLNSIGSGTLSTIIQGVEWCIENREEYGIDIISMSLGSHATEPAEEDPVVRIVERAWEEGIVVCVAAGNSGPNPQTIASPAISPRVITVGAMDDQDTVERSDDRVAAFSSRGPTIDGLTKPDLLAPGVDIVSLLAPDTKLAKLLKKDRVGEHYIRMSGTSMATPICAGVVALMLERDPELSPDQVKKQLLKSAEDWGLEPHTQGEGYIDAHEAVL, encoded by the coding sequence ATGTTTGACCGTTCAATGGTAAAAGTGGCACGCGATTTTGGAGAAAAGATCGATCGTTCGCTACGAAAGAAACTCGTAGGCTTATATAAGCCGATGCGTTGGACGCCGTGCTTTTTGCATGGAAGTTTGGAGAAACTATTTAAGAAAATCAAAAGGTATCCTGTTGTGATTGAGTTTGAAGGTGGAGAAGATACTTTCTGGTCAGGACTAAATGAAGTAGATGAAATTCTCATGCATCATAAGCGCTGTCGACGCACGCATGAGTTTGAAAGGATTTCATGCGGTTCATTCATTTTAACAGCCGAGGCAATTGAAGAACTTTGCTATCGTTGTCATTCCATCAAAAAAATCCATGATGACCGCGAATTCCATGCCTTGCTTGACGTCGCATCTCCATCGATTCATGCCAATCTCGTCAATGATCAAGGCTATACAGGTAATGGTGTAACGGTGGCTGTTATTGATACAGGAATCCATCCACACTCAGACCTCTTAAACCCTGAAAATCGTATCGTTGGCTTTCGTGATTTTATAAATGGCCGCGAAGAACCTTATGATGATAATGGTCATGGTACCCATTGTGCAGGTGATGCCGTAGGAAATGGATATGAATCAAATGGACAATATCATGGACCAGCTCCAGAAGCTAATGTTGTCGGTGTAAAAGTGTTAAATAGTATAGGTTCTGGAACGCTCTCTACGATTATCCAAGGTGTTGAGTGGTGTATTGAAAATAGAGAGGAGTATGGGATTGATATTATTTCTATGTCACTTGGAAGTCATGCGACTGAGCCGGCAGAAGAGGATCCAGTAGTAAGAATTGTTGAGCGTGCATGGGAGGAAGGGATTGTTGTTTGTGTTGCGGCTGGGAATTCTGGCCCTAATCCACAGACAATCGCAAGCCCAGCAATTAGTCCGAGAGTGATAACTGTTGGCGCAATGGATGATCAGGACACAGTTGAGCGTTCTGATGATAGAGTCGCAGCATTTTCTAGTCGTGGACCGACGATAGATGGCCTAACAAAGCCTGACCTATTAGCGCCGGGTGTTGATATTGTTTCCCTACTAGCCCCGGATACAAAATTAGCGAAGCTATTAAAAAAAGACCGTGTCGGTGAACATTATATTCGAATGTCAGGGACGTCAATGGCAACACCGATTTGTGCGGGAGTTGTTGCACTAATGTTAGAGCGAGACCCTGAACTGTCCCCGGATCAAGTAAAAAAACAACTCCTTAAGTCAGCCGAAGATTGGGGACTTGAACCACACACACAAGGAGAAGGCTATATTGATGCTCATGAGGCTGTCTTGTAA
- a CDS encoding potassium/proton antiporter — MIDHIFNLDYFILLGALLLIVGVLTTKFSSRLGVPALVLFIIVGMIAGSDGLGLIYFDNPQFAQLVGILALVIILFEGGLQTKWTTVRPVARPALLLATLGVLITTAVVAVAAKFVLGVTWLEGFLFGAIVGSTDAAAVFAALKGQNIKEKMGATLEAESGTNDPMAMFLTLAFIELILADQPNFFLFISAFFWQMGIGLIIGLVLGKAASLAINKINLDSSGLYPVFALAFALLTYSVTAMIEASGLLAVYVAALVIGNTDLTYRHSIFRFNEGFAWMMQILMFVILGLLVFPGQLFTADIILKGLMLSAILIFAARPIAVFISTMFQKFSIKEKLFLSWAGLRGAVPIVLATFPMIAGLENSPLFFNVVFFVVLTSALIQGSTIPVFAERLNLTGPKRETPLHSLELVSIGKANAEIVEFEVNENASIVGQSLEEITFPQDVLINAIIRNGDLITPYGQTNIESEDILYILVSRKSKKALKKILNEKRHDVADNSLPEN, encoded by the coding sequence ATGATTGATCATATATTTAACCTCGATTATTTTATCTTACTTGGGGCATTATTACTCATCGTTGGTGTACTGACAACGAAGTTTTCATCACGTTTAGGGGTCCCTGCTCTTGTTCTGTTTATTATTGTCGGTATGATTGCAGGTAGTGATGGGCTAGGTCTAATTTATTTTGATAATCCACAATTTGCCCAGCTAGTCGGGATCCTAGCGCTAGTGATTATTTTGTTTGAGGGTGGTCTGCAAACGAAATGGACGACAGTGAGACCTGTTGCTCGACCAGCGTTACTTTTAGCGACACTCGGGGTGCTCATTACAACTGCGGTCGTCGCTGTTGCAGCTAAGTTTGTACTAGGTGTGACATGGCTAGAAGGTTTTCTCTTTGGAGCAATTGTCGGCTCAACGGATGCAGCTGCGGTTTTTGCTGCATTAAAAGGTCAAAATATTAAAGAAAAAATGGGAGCAACCTTAGAGGCTGAGTCAGGTACAAATGATCCGATGGCGATGTTTTTAACGCTTGCATTCATAGAGTTAATTTTAGCTGATCAACCAAATTTCTTTTTATTTATCAGCGCATTTTTCTGGCAAATGGGAATTGGCTTAATCATTGGTCTAGTTCTTGGTAAAGCAGCTTCTCTAGCCATTAATAAAATTAACCTTGATTCGAGTGGGTTGTATCCGGTGTTTGCGTTAGCTTTTGCCCTTCTAACTTATAGTGTAACCGCGATGATTGAAGCCAGTGGGTTATTGGCAGTATATGTTGCGGCGCTTGTCATTGGCAATACGGATTTAACGTATCGCCATTCGATTTTCCGTTTTAATGAAGGGTTTGCGTGGATGATGCAAATTCTAATGTTTGTCATTCTTGGTTTATTAGTGTTCCCTGGACAATTGTTTACGGCCGATATTATTTTAAAAGGTCTGATGTTATCTGCTATCCTAATTTTTGCTGCTCGTCCGATTGCTGTTTTTATATCGACCATGTTTCAGAAGTTCAGTATAAAAGAAAAGCTGTTTTTATCCTGGGCTGGATTAAGAGGGGCTGTTCCGATTGTTCTAGCGACTTTCCCTATGATTGCTGGGTTAGAAAATAGCCCATTATTCTTCAATGTTGTATTTTTCGTTGTTCTTACTTCTGCGCTTATCCAAGGTTCAACGATTCCGGTCTTTGCTGAGAGGCTTAACCTCACCGGGCCGAAGCGAGAAACGCCTCTTCATTCTTTAGAGCTTGTTTCAATAGGGAAAGCAAACGCCGAAATCGTTGAATTTGAGGTGAATGAAAATGCATCAATTGTCGGGCAATCATTAGAGGAGATAACCTTTCCTCAAGATGTCCTCATTAATGCAATCATTAGGAATGGAGATTTAATTACTCCGTATGGACAAACCAATATCGAGTCAGAAGATATCTTGTATATCTTAGTATCTCGAAAAAGCAAAAAAGCACTGAAGAAAATTTTAAATGAAAAAAGACACGATGTTGCGGACAATTCGCTGCCAGAGAATTAA
- a CDS encoding tyrosine-type recombinase/integrase, producing MEYVQPIRDKQKIKALKRLLKQRSARDYLFFVFGINTGMRVSDMLRIRAHDVIDESNKIREFCNVRCENGERMKSFYLNEKTKRAIKVYISATPIDRSNYLFKSRKADNQPITRQQAYRIINQAAREVGITDKIGTHTLRKTFGYHAFIGGISISIIQAIFNHQTRKETLRYIGMDQSDNDKIKVDVNL from the coding sequence ATGGAGTATGTACAACCGATTCGTGATAAGCAAAAAATAAAGGCATTGAAGCGTCTACTAAAACAAAGGTCAGCTAGGGATTATTTGTTTTTTGTTTTTGGTATTAATACAGGTATGCGTGTCAGTGATATGCTTCGAATCAGGGCTCATGATGTAATCGATGAGTCAAACAAAATCAGGGAGTTTTGTAATGTTCGATGTGAAAATGGTGAACGCATGAAATCATTTTACTTAAATGAAAAAACCAAGCGAGCAATCAAGGTATATATATCAGCAACTCCAATTGACCGTAGTAACTATTTATTCAAATCTCGAAAAGCTGATAATCAACCGATCACTAGGCAACAAGCATATCGCATTATTAACCAAGCGGCTCGTGAGGTGGGAATTACCGATAAAATAGGTACACATACGTTACGGAAAACCTTTGGTTACCATGCTTTTATCGGCGGAATTTCAATTTCGATTATTCAAGCGATCTTTAACCATCAAACTCGTAAAGAGACTTTGCGTTATATTGGGATGGACCAAAGCGATAATGACAAGATAAAGGTAGACGTCAATTTATAG
- a CDS encoding cytochrome c oxidase subunit 2A, producing MPRTPLESEERSYTVVDVDEEPLKGTLLSVLVVGLIIIGFWSSVFYLFISRL from the coding sequence ATGCCAAGAACACCACTCGAATCAGAAGAAAGGTCTTACACTGTAGTAGATGTTGATGAAGAACCGTTAAAAGGGACACTGCTCTCAGTGCTCGTTGTCGGTTTAATTATCATTGGATTTTGGTCTTCGGTATTTTACTTATTTATTTCCAGATTATAA
- a CDS encoding cytochrome c oxidase subunit II — translation MHMHRYEKYWLVFGILTLVVFLTVLGINAFAQGHQPHGHTSTSIDPTKVNETPPFDEPGISQIDDQTYEANIIAMAFGYSPNKIEVPVGSKVLFRLTSSDVIHSFTIPKTNVNAMIVPGHITEMEHTFTEPGEYLVVCNEYCGTGHHNMQMRIEVTE, via the coding sequence ATGCATATGCACCGCTACGAAAAATATTGGTTGGTTTTCGGAATCTTAACATTAGTTGTATTTTTAACGGTATTAGGTATAAATGCGTTCGCGCAGGGCCATCAACCTCATGGACATACCTCAACTTCGATAGACCCTACAAAAGTAAATGAAACTCCCCCCTTCGATGAGCCTGGTATTTCCCAAATAGATGATCAAACGTATGAAGCAAATATTATTGCAATGGCATTTGGTTACTCTCCCAATAAGATTGAAGTCCCTGTAGGATCAAAAGTGCTTTTTCGCTTGACTAGTTCAGATGTCATCCATAGTTTTACGATTCCAAAGACAAATGTAAATGCCATGATCGTTCCTGGCCATATCACAGAAATGGAACATACATTTACCGAACCAGGAGAGTACTTAGTTGTATGTAACGAATATTGTGGTACCGGTCACCATAACATGCAAATGAGAATTGAGGTGACAGAGTAA
- a CDS encoding b(o/a)3-type cytochrome-c oxidase subunit 1, whose product MLEKVVRVDQNDSKLAMAHMYVAFLSLLIGAIAGVLQGLSRAGLITLPAGINYYQLLTAHGVLLALVFTTYFIYGFYYAGLSKTMGSFSSQNHKLAWIGFYIMVIGTAVAAAFIILGQANVLYTFYPPLQANPFFYVALAVYVVGNWIGATAMLRHYFEWKKENKGEISPLFGFMVVATMLLWIISTIGLAITIIFQIIPWAFGAGDGINILLSRTLFWYFGHPLVYFWLMPAYVAWYTIIPKVIGGKLFSDSLARLAFILFLLLSFPLGFHHQLMEPGIESFWKFVQVALTFTTVTPSLLTAFSMFATFELAGREKGSRGLFGWVRKLPWGDVRFLAPMLGMLFFIPAGAGGIVNASHQMNAVVHNTLWVVGHFHISVGTTVVLTFFGVAYWLIPHLTGRTLTAKMNKFGVIQTLLWTVGMILMSAGMHILGLMGAPRRTGYTTYGDHPTALEWFTNFFANHVTVSVGGVILFISTVMMVAGFFHLALFAPRQGTATFPISDGSYNGTNIPAFFENWRIWIILAIVLILAGYLIPVIDMVRNAPPGAPPINWVIQQFSMLYLK is encoded by the coding sequence ATTCTTGAAAAAGTAGTTCGAGTAGATCAAAACGATAGCAAGCTTGCGATGGCGCATATGTATGTTGCCTTTCTTTCGTTACTGATCGGTGCGATTGCCGGGGTGTTACAAGGACTATCACGAGCTGGGCTGATCACTTTGCCTGCGGGAATTAATTACTATCAATTATTAACCGCTCACGGCGTTCTCCTCGCTCTTGTATTTACCACATACTTTATTTATGGTTTCTATTACGCGGGACTAAGTAAAACAATGGGGTCATTCAGTTCCCAAAACCATAAACTCGCTTGGATTGGATTTTATATTATGGTTATCGGAACAGCAGTAGCCGCTGCTTTTATCATTTTAGGACAAGCTAATGTACTTTATACTTTTTATCCACCTTTACAAGCGAACCCATTCTTTTATGTTGCATTAGCAGTGTATGTGGTCGGTAACTGGATTGGTGCTACTGCGATGCTTCGTCATTATTTTGAATGGAAAAAAGAAAACAAAGGTGAGATTTCGCCTTTATTTGGCTTCATGGTTGTAGCGACAATGTTACTTTGGATTATAAGTACGATTGGGCTTGCTATTACCATTATCTTCCAAATTATTCCATGGGCATTTGGTGCCGGGGATGGGATTAACATTCTCTTAAGCCGTACACTCTTCTGGTATTTCGGACACCCGTTAGTCTATTTCTGGTTGATGCCTGCCTATGTCGCTTGGTACACGATCATTCCAAAAGTCATTGGCGGAAAGCTTTTTAGTGACTCACTTGCTCGCCTTGCCTTTATTTTATTTTTACTCTTATCATTTCCTCTCGGTTTCCACCACCAATTGATGGAGCCAGGGATTGAGAGCTTTTGGAAGTTCGTTCAAGTTGCATTAACATTTACTACTGTTACCCCTTCATTATTAACAGCCTTTTCAATGTTTGCGACGTTTGAGTTAGCAGGACGAGAAAAAGGCTCAAGAGGACTCTTCGGATGGGTCAGAAAATTACCTTGGGGTGATGTGCGTTTCCTTGCTCCGATGTTAGGGATGCTCTTTTTCATTCCAGCTGGTGCTGGTGGAATTGTCAATGCTAGTCACCAAATGAATGCTGTCGTCCATAACACATTGTGGGTCGTTGGCCATTTCCATATCTCTGTTGGGACGACTGTCGTCTTAACATTCTTTGGTGTTGCTTATTGGTTAATTCCACATCTAACTGGTCGTACATTAACGGCTAAGATGAATAAATTTGGTGTTATTCAAACCTTACTTTGGACAGTTGGTATGATTCTCATGTCAGCAGGGATGCATATTCTAGGTCTAATGGGAGCACCGCGACGAACGGGATACACAACTTATGGTGATCATCCGACAGCACTTGAATGGTTCACAAATTTCTTTGCCAATCATGTCACTGTTAGCGTCGGTGGTGTCATCTTATTTATTTCTACAGTGATGATGGTCGCAGGCTTCTTCCACTTAGCGTTATTTGCACCACGTCAAGGAACGGCTACATTCCCAATTTCCGATGGCTCTTACAATGGCACAAACATTCCAGCCTTTTTCGAAAATTGGAGAATATGGATTATCCTTGCTATTGTTCTCATTTTAGCGGGTTACTTAATCCCGGTGATCGATATGGTTCGAAATGCACCACCAGGAGCACCACCAATCAACTGGGTGATCCAACAATTTTCTATGTTATATTTAAAGTAA
- a CDS encoding alpha/beta fold hydrolase produces the protein MLHYERQGTGEPLLLLHGFLSNNRVYDKVLSALTANYDVIAIDLPGHGKSPYSGEKTIYDYADKVINLLDNLQVKQATWIGHSMGGYITMAAVEKYESYVKRAAFVYSSPIADSTQERQERNEHVEMIKTQGLQAFIQKRIPAYFSFQADPQDLEEAFRHAEEATVEGAIAATYAMKNRPDQVEMINRAKVPLFFLTANKDVFEKTFLSNSPHIIKATTMTSHMGMLDEPQQFLTELQRWLARTEK, from the coding sequence GTGCTGCACTATGAGCGTCAAGGTACAGGTGAACCGCTGCTTTTACTTCATGGATTTTTAAGTAATAATCGCGTCTATGATAAAGTCTTATCCGCTTTAACTGCAAACTACGATGTCATTGCTATTGATTTGCCGGGGCATGGGAAGTCACCCTACTCAGGCGAAAAGACGATATATGACTATGCAGATAAGGTAATCAATTTGTTAGATAACCTACAAGTAAAACAAGCCACTTGGATCGGTCATTCAATGGGTGGGTATATTACAATGGCTGCAGTTGAAAAGTATGAGAGTTATGTGAAGAGGGCTGCATTTGTTTACTCTTCTCCGATAGCCGATAGTACACAGGAAAGGCAAGAAAGGAATGAGCATGTTGAAATGATTAAGACGCAGGGACTGCAAGCATTTATTCAAAAACGAATCCCGGCATATTTTTCGTTTCAGGCTGACCCACAAGATTTAGAAGAGGCCTTTAGGCATGCGGAGGAAGCAACTGTTGAGGGGGCCATTGCCGCCACATATGCGATGAAAAACCGTCCAGACCAAGTTGAAATGATTAACCGTGCGAAGGTCCCATTATTCTTTTTAACCGCAAACAAGGATGTATTTGAGAAGACATTTTTGTCGAATTCTCCTCATATTATAAAAGCTACAACTATGACCTCACATATGGGCATGCTAGATGAACCGCAACAATTTTTAACTGAGCTCCAACGCTGGCTTGCAAGGACTGAAAAGTAG
- a CDS encoding zinc ribbon domain-containing protein has product MKKRGCIKCGGTEAETKEIATTGTGLSKMFDIQHNKFLVVYCKNCGYSEFYNKEASTASNVIDFFFGS; this is encoded by the coding sequence ATGAAGAAGCGAGGATGTATTAAGTGTGGAGGTACAGAGGCAGAGACAAAGGAAATTGCTACTACGGGAACGGGTTTATCTAAGATGTTTGATATTCAACATAACAAATTTTTAGTCGTCTATTGTAAAAACTGTGGTTACTCAGAGTTCTACAATAAAGAAGCATCGACTGCTTCAAATGTGATTGACTTTTTCTTCGGCAGTTAA
- a CDS encoding DoxX family protein produces MSNKFEIGLVVVRVILGLTFFIHGLDKFQGGIGNTAAWFGSIGIPEFMAYVVAIIELVGGLAMILGVGVRVVAILFTCIMIGAIFTVKISGGFMEYELDLILLAVSVQLAITGSHLYSIDRLLAKKSSETAVNG; encoded by the coding sequence GTGAGTAACAAATTCGAAATAGGACTAGTAGTGGTAAGAGTTATACTGGGGCTAACGTTTTTTATCCACGGGTTAGATAAATTTCAAGGAGGTATCGGTAACACCGCAGCATGGTTTGGAAGTATTGGCATCCCTGAATTTATGGCGTATGTCGTTGCCATTATTGAACTTGTTGGCGGTTTAGCGATGATTTTAGGTGTTGGGGTAAGAGTGGTGGCTATTCTCTTTACATGTATTATGATTGGTGCCATTTTCACCGTGAAAATTTCCGGTGGCTTTATGGAATATGAGCTTGACTTAATTTTGTTAGCTGTTTCTGTACAGTTAGCGATTACTGGTAGTCACCTCTACTCCATCGATCGATTGTTAGCGAAAAAATCATCTGAAACAGCAGTTAACGGCTAA
- a CDS encoding winged helix-turn-helix transcriptional regulator codes for MSECKVDLALEAIVGKWKHKILFQMINNDKMRFNELKRSIPNITQKMLTSQLRELEYHDLIERKVYAQIPPKVEYSLSEHGKSLIPILHQMSEWGEKHVEHIDSIYEEVDEQA; via the coding sequence ATGTCAGAATGTAAAGTAGACCTTGCACTAGAAGCGATTGTCGGCAAATGGAAGCACAAAATCTTATTCCAAATGATCAATAATGATAAAATGAGGTTTAATGAACTAAAACGGTCTATTCCTAACATCACTCAAAAAATGCTTACCTCACAATTACGTGAATTGGAATACCATGATTTAATCGAGCGCAAAGTGTACGCACAAATTCCACCAAAGGTTGAATACTCACTTTCCGAACATGGTAAAAGCTTAATACCTATTCTTCACCAGATGAGTGAATGGGGCGAAAAACATGTCGAACACATTGACTCAATATATGAAGAAGTAGATGAGCAGGCATAA
- a CDS encoding DUF2383 domain-containing protein, with protein sequence MKNHVVDELNKFLEGNFMAIHAYENYIHHIDDQSVKEILQKLQQEHKHHATMIAERIQDLGGVPVDHVGFGGTIAEFVVNLKGATTDRTSILKDALVGESRGIKKSKELLNGDLDPQSLELVKNILNNDQQHLELLDQLIQKYE encoded by the coding sequence ATGAAAAACCACGTGGTCGACGAACTAAACAAATTCCTTGAAGGAAATTTCATGGCTATTCATGCTTATGAAAACTATATCCACCACATTGATGATCAATCGGTTAAAGAGATTTTACAAAAACTCCAACAAGAACATAAACATCACGCAACCATGATCGCAGAGCGAATCCAAGACCTTGGTGGCGTCCCTGTTGATCATGTTGGTTTCGGTGGAACAATTGCTGAATTTGTTGTCAACCTTAAAGGGGCCACAACTGATCGAACCTCGATTTTAAAGGATGCTCTGGTGGGCGAAAGTAGGGGAATCAAGAAGTCCAAAGAACTACTCAATGGCGATTTAGACCCCCAAAGTTTAGAGCTCGTTAAAAACATACTAAACAACGACCAGCAACACCTTGAGCTACTTGATCAGCTCATTCAAAAATACGAATAA
- a CDS encoding pirin family protein produces MVKKIDNKNMGSSDLGWLKSKFHFSFAQYYNPDNIQFGALRVINDDLVQPKTGFDTHPHRDMEIISYVVDGELTHGDSMGNQSTISRGHVQYMSAGTGVLHSEHNLGEDVLRFLQIWILPDQRGHEPTYGDYTFDWEDRKNQWLQMVSGKDGEAPIKVNQDIHMYSLELEEGKEIGFPVKEGRQAYLVQIEGSSVINEIQLVARDGMEIVEEDITIKADETSHFLVIEMKK; encoded by the coding sequence ATGGTAAAAAAAATTGATAATAAAAACATGGGCTCTAGTGATCTTGGTTGGCTAAAGAGTAAATTTCATTTTTCATTTGCACAATATTACAATCCTGACAATATTCAATTCGGTGCATTGCGAGTCATTAATGACGATTTAGTTCAACCAAAAACAGGATTTGATACGCATCCTCACCGTGATATGGAGATTATTTCTTATGTCGTTGATGGAGAGTTGACTCATGGTGATAGTATGGGGAATCAAAGCACGATATCACGAGGTCATGTACAATACATGAGTGCTGGAACAGGGGTCCTTCATAGCGAGCATAATTTAGGCGAGGATGTATTACGGTTTTTACAAATTTGGATTTTACCAGACCAACGAGGGCACGAACCGACTTATGGCGATTATACATTTGATTGGGAAGACAGAAAGAATCAATGGCTGCAGATGGTATCTGGAAAAGATGGTGAGGCACCAATTAAAGTTAATCAAGATATCCATATGTATTCCTTAGAGTTAGAGGAAGGTAAAGAGATAGGCTTTCCAGTCAAAGAAGGGAGACAAGCCTATTTGGTTCAAATCGAAGGTTCATCGGTTATTAATGAGATTCAACTAGTAGCTAGAGATGGGATGGAAATCGTCGAGGAAGACATTACAATTAAGGCAGATGAAACATCACATTTTCTAGTCATCGAAATGAAAAAGTAA